Within the Streptomyces sp. NBC_00554 genome, the region TGATCAGCGCGCAGACACCGACCGGTTCGTATACGACCCGGCTGTCGACGCCCGCCGAACCCGTCTCCACGACCCGGCCGGACTCGCTCGCCACGAGCCGCCCGAAGTAGCGGAAGCAGTTCACGATGTCGTCGATGTCGTACTCGCTCTCCACCAGGCGTTTGCCGGTGTCGAGGGATTCCGCGCGGGCGAGCACGTCCTTGTCGCGTACGAGGAGATCGGCGACCCGCAGCAGCAGGTCGCCGCGCTCGTTCGCCGGCGTCCGCGGCCAGGGGCCCTCGTCGAAGGCGCGGCGCGCGGCCGCGATCGCGTCGGCCGTGTCCTGGCCGCCCGCCTCGTCCACCTCGGCGACGAGCGAGCCGTCCGCCGGGCAGCGGATCTCGCGGGTCCGTTTCTCCCGGGCACTCGTCCAGGCGCCGTCGATATAGAGATCAGCCATCCATGCCTCCCAGCATGCCTATGAGCCACTCGTGGAAGATCCCGATGTGGTGCTCGGTGGGCACCAGGACCCCGCCCCGCCGGTAGGCGCGGGACGCCATCGCGGGCTGCGTACGTTCGCAGGCCTCGAAGTCCTGAGCGTTGACTCGATGGAAGAGTTCCACGGACTTCGACACATCGGCGCCCGACGCGACGACCTCGGGTGCGTAGAGCCAGTCGCACTCCACGACCGTGCGGTCCTCGGCGAGGGGGAACATGCGGTGCAGGATGACATGGTCCGGGACAAGGTTGATGAATACGGTCGGTTTGACAGTTATCGCATAGTAACGACGGTCCTGGTCCTCTGCGACTGCGGGCAGCTTCGCGAATCCCTCGCTGCCGTCGACCGTGAAACCCTTGATCTCCTCGCCGAACTCGGCGCCGTGGCCGACGTAGTACTGGGCGGCGTAACCCTCCGCGAACTCTGGGAGTACGTCGGTGAGCTCGGGGTGGATCGTCGCGCAGTGGTAGCACTCCATGAAGTTCTCGACGATCAGCTTCCAGTTCGCCTTCACGTCATAGGTGATGCGTTTTCCGAGGGCGAGGTTCTCGGTGCCGTAGTGCTCGATGGCCGCCGCGTTGCCGAGCCGCTCCACGGCCGCGCCCATCACGGTCTCCTCGAAGGAGGCCGGCTCGTCGGCCAGGCACACCCAGGCGTAGCCGAGCCACTCCCGCAGGGCGACCTTGACCAGGCCGTATTCGGTGCGGTCGACGTCCGGCATCTTGATCAGGTTGGGCGCGGCGACCAGCTTGCCGTCGAGGTCGTACGTCCAGGCGTGGTACGGGCACTGGAGGTTTCGGCGCACCTCGCCGGACTCCTCCGTGCAGAGCCGGGCCCCGCGGTGACGGCAGATGTTGAGGAACGCGCGCAGCTCACCGGTGCGCGAGCGGGTGATCAGGACGCTCTCGCGGCCGACCTGGACCGTGCGGAAGGCGCCGGGCTTGTCGAGATCGGCCGAGCGGACGGCACAGAACCACATCGACTCGAAGAGCCGTTCCTGCTCCTGCCGGAAGATCTCCGGGTCGGTGTAGTAGTGCCCGGGGAGGGTGGCGATCAGGCTGGGGGAGATGGGGGTCGTCGTCACGTGCGTACTCCTCAGGCGGGCGCGGCGGCGAGGCGGTGGGGGTCGAATAGGCCGATCGGGTGCTCGGTGCTGCCCTGCAGGGCCAGGTCGGCGAGGATCTCGCCGACGACCGGCACGAACTTGAAGCCGTGCCCGGAGAACCCGCAGGCCACGGTGACGGACTCCGGGTGCGCGGGGTGCCGCGCGATGACGAAGTGCTCGTCGGGTGTGTTGGAATACATGCAGGTGGCGGCCTTGAGGAAGGTGCCGGGCAGGTCGGGGATGCAGCGGGCCATATGGTCCGCCATGGCCTGGATCTCGTCCTCGTGCACGGTCCGGTCGATGTTCTCCGGGGTGCACTCGACGCCCTTGCGGAAGAACGCGACCTTGGCGCCGAGATCCGGTCCGTCGATGGACGGGAAGCCGTAGACCTGGACTCCGGCCGCGTCCTCCCATATGTAGATGGGGTGGTTCTCGGGGAGGAACGGCCGGACCCCG harbors:
- a CDS encoding aromatic ring-hydroxylating dioxygenase subunit alpha, which produces MTTTPISPSLIATLPGHYYTDPEIFRQEQERLFESMWFCAVRSADLDKPGAFRTVQVGRESVLITRSRTGELRAFLNICRHRGARLCTEESGEVRRNLQCPYHAWTYDLDGKLVAAPNLIKMPDVDRTEYGLVKVALREWLGYAWVCLADEPASFEETVMGAAVERLGNAAAIEHYGTENLALGKRITYDVKANWKLIVENFMECYHCATIHPELTDVLPEFAEGYAAQYYVGHGAEFGEEIKGFTVDGSEGFAKLPAVAEDQDRRYYAITVKPTVFINLVPDHVILHRMFPLAEDRTVVECDWLYAPEVVASGADVSKSVELFHRVNAQDFEACERTQPAMASRAYRRGGVLVPTEHHIGIFHEWLIGMLGGMDG